ATAATTGGTGGAATCAGGGAATACAATGTCAAGTTCTCACCCATGAAGGTAAGGGTTGGCAGAATGGCAAAGTTAGACTCACTCTTGAATTTTGTCCTGATGAACCTGAAATTGAAGAAACATCAGCAAGCAATGAACCTGAAATTCCCCAGCCCGAATCGCCCCTAGATGATTTGCGTCAGAGGATCAACCAAGAAAATCAACCAGAAAACCAATAAACAAAGTGCCGCCAATTCCCATTCCATGTAGGGGCGCAAGGCTTGCGCCCTAAACCCCCAGAAAACCCATGAAAAAAACACCGCGAATTCCCATTCCGCCAGAA
The window above is part of the Coleofasciculus chthonoplastes PCC 7420 genome. Proteins encoded here:
- a CDS encoding KGK domain-containing protein: MSNKNKFKPLQQDEIVSLHEDSLSILISHPTFKVIELLRATINLILSYDNVLNDSVKKKKRDQKEVNNWWNQGIQCQVLTHEGKGWQNGKVRLTLEFCPDEPEIEETSASNEPEIPQPESPLDDLRQRINQENQPENQ